GCTCGGGGAAGCCGAGCCGCTGCTGCTGCCAGCTGTACTCGTCCTGCTGCGGCCGCGGCCAGGCGCCGGGCTCCGGGCGCTGGTACTCGGACGGGTACGCGGGCCTCGCCGTGGGCAGTTGATCCGGGCGCTGGTCCGGGCGCTGGTCCGGGCGCTGGTCCGGGCGCTGGTCGGGGCGCTGGTCCGGGCGCGAGCCGGGAAGCTGGTCGCCGGGCGTCGGGGGCAGCTGTTCGGCGCGGTGCCTGCCGTAGCCCTCGTACTGGCTTTCGTACGGCTTGTCGTACCCGGTGTCGTAGCGGCCGTCCTGGCCGTCGTAGGGGCCTGCGGGGAGTTCGGGCTCTTCATAGCGGGACGGCTGCTGCACGGGAGGCGCCGGCGGGGCCGGGGCTTCGCCTACGGAGTCGTCGACGGTGATCGCGATACGGATCGGCCGCCCGCACTCGCGGCTCAGCGTCTCGCTGACGACCGGGGCCAGGCGTCCTTCGAGGACGTTCTTCGCGAACTCGTTGGGCACGGCGAGCAGAGCGGTGTCCGCGACCAGGGCCAGGGGCTGGCAGCGCCGGATCCAGTGCTCGTCCTTCACCTCGACACCCTGGCCGCGGCCCTCCCCGAGGAGCTGCTCCATTACGCGTGGCCACACTGCGGCAAGATCGGCAGGCACGTCAGCCACAGGGCACGCTCTCTCGTGGGTCCCACGTACGTGTGGTTGTGGGACGGTCGGGATTCATATCGGGTGGGGCAGGGACAAAGGAACGAATCGGAGTTCAGCCACGGTAGTCAGGGCGACGGGACGGTTCAAGTTGTTGTCCCCAGCCTGTGGACAGTGTCGCCCGTGACCGCCGGTTTGACCGAATGGCGCAGCCGCGCGTACCGTAACCAGGTCGAGTTGTCGATGGCTGCTGCCGCCTGCCTCCGATGGGCACAGATCACGTCGGTGATCGGGAAGCGGTGCACTCGGGCGTTTAACCGCGAGCTACCTCGTGGGCGCACGGTGACAGCCAGGACGGCACCCCGCCACCACCGATTGATTTCTGGAGCCCCCGAGTGAGCAAGCGCACCTTCCAGCCGAACAACCGTCGTCGCGCCAAGACCCACGGCTTCCGCCTGCGGATGCGCACCCGTGCCGGTCGCGCGATTCTCGCGAACCGCCGCAGCAAGGGTCGCGCCAACCTGTCCGCCTGAGCCTGATCAGGTCATGACGTCGTGCTGCCTACCGAGCATCGGCTGAGGCGGCGCGAGGACTTCGCGACCGCGGTACGACGGGGTCGTCGGGCCGGCCGCCCGACCCTCGTGGTCCACCTTCGAAGCGGTGCAACGGACCCGCACGCGCCTGGGGAGAGCGCTCCCCCGACGCGTGCGGGTTTCGTCGTGAGCAAGGCCGTGGGCGGCGCGGTCGTGCGCAACAAGGTGAAACGCAGACTGCGTCATCTGATGCGCGACCGAGTCACCCTGTTCCCCCCCGGTAGCCTGGTAGTCGTACGGGCGCTGCCCGGGGCGGGCGACGCCGACCACGCACAGCTGGCCCAAGACCTGGATGCCGCCCTTCAACGGCTACTGGGAGGGGGCGCGCGATGAAGTACCCGCTGCTGGCTCTGATCAAGCTCTACCAGTGGACGATCAGTCCGCTGCTGGGGCCGGTGTGCAAGTACTACCCGTCGTGCTCCCACTACGGCTACACGGCCATCGATCGGCACGGTGCGATCAAGGGAACGGCACTTACCGCCTGGCGGATCCTGCGGTGCAATCCGTGGTCGCTGGGCGGCGTGGACCATGTTCCGCCGCGCAAGCGCCCGCGGTGGCACGAAATGTTGCGTGACGCCTGGCGTGCACGCAGGGGCGGGACCTCCGCCGCCGAAACGGCCACCGAAGAGAACTTGACTTCTCCTTCGAGCCCGGCCGCAGAGACACCGTCCCATGCCCAAGGAGCATGATTAGTGGACACGATTGCCAGCCTCTTCAGCTTCATCACGACACCTGTCTCCTGGGTCATCGTCCAGTTCCACAAGGTGTACGGGGCCATCTTCGGCCCCGACACCGGGTGGGCCTGGGGCCTGTCCATCGTGTCCCTGGTGATTCTGATCCGTATCTGTCTGATCCCGCTCTTCGTGAAGCAGATCAAGGCGACGCGGGCGATGCAGACGCTGCAGCCCGAGATGAAGAAGATCCAGGAGCGCTACAAGAACGACAAGCAGCGCCAGTCCGAAGAGATGATGAAGCTGTACAAGGAGACGGGTACCAACCCGCTCTCCTCGTGCCTTCCCATCCTGGCGCAGTCCCCGTTCTTCTTCGCGCTGTACCACGTGCTCAACGGCATCGCCAACGGTGAAACCATTGGCGTGATCAACGAGAGCCTTCTCGCGAGCGCGCAGAAGGCGCACATCTTCGGCGCCCCGCTGGCCGCGAAGTTCACGGACAGCGCCTCGGACCTGGTGCCGTTCGACGCCTCGCTGACCAACGTCCGCATCGTCACCGCGATCATGATCATCATGATGTCGGCGTCGCAGTTCTTCACGCAGCGCCAGCTGATGACGAAGAACGTCGACACCTCGGTGAAGACGCCGTTCATGCAGCAGCAGAAGATGCTGATGTACGTCTTCCCCGTCATGTTCGCCGTCTTCGGCATCAACTTCCCCGTCGGTGTCCTCGTCTACTGGCTGACCACCAACGTGTGGACCATGGGTCAGCAGATGTACGTGATCCGCAACAACCCGACGCCGGGTTCCAAGGCTCAGGCCGCGTACCTGGAGCGCCTGTACAAGCACGTCACGCACCACGGCAAGATCCGCAGCCGGGGCGAGAAGGCCATCGTCAAGGCCATCGTCGCCAAGGGCCGCGAGCGCAACGACGCCGAGCGCAAGTTCATCAACGGTCTGACCAAGGTGGGCTTCGCCGCCCAGGCCGACGGCACCGTGATCAGGGGCGAGTCCCAGACCGCGGTCCAGACCGAGGACGGCACGCCGACGACGAGCACGGCCGCCGCCAAGCGGCAGCAGCCCAAGCGCCAGTCGAAGTCCCAGCGCCAGTCCGCGGCCCCGGCGAAGGCTGCCGGCGAGAGCGTCTCGCTCACCAAATCCGACGAGCCGGAGGACGCCAAGCCTTCCGGGAGCGCCGGTACGGCCAAGCCGGCCGGTTCCAAGCCCGGCAGCGGAGGCCGCAGCAAGGCCCAGTCCGGGCAGCGCAAGGGCGGCCCGCAGCGCCCCAAGTCCCCGTCCAAGAAGTAAGAAGGAG
This Streptomyces sp. NBC_00377 DNA region includes the following protein-coding sequences:
- the rpmH gene encoding 50S ribosomal protein L34 is translated as MSKRTFQPNNRRRAKTHGFRLRMRTRAGRAILANRRSKGRANLSA
- the rnpA gene encoding ribonuclease P protein component; this translates as MLPTEHRLRRREDFATAVRRGRRAGRPTLVVHLRSGATDPHAPGESAPPTRAGFVVSKAVGGAVVRNKVKRRLRHLMRDRVTLFPPGSLVVVRALPGAGDADHAQLAQDLDAALQRLLGGGAR
- the yidC gene encoding membrane protein insertase YidC, yielding MDTIASLFSFITTPVSWVIVQFHKVYGAIFGPDTGWAWGLSIVSLVILIRICLIPLFVKQIKATRAMQTLQPEMKKIQERYKNDKQRQSEEMMKLYKETGTNPLSSCLPILAQSPFFFALYHVLNGIANGETIGVINESLLASAQKAHIFGAPLAAKFTDSASDLVPFDASLTNVRIVTAIMIIMMSASQFFTQRQLMTKNVDTSVKTPFMQQQKMLMYVFPVMFAVFGINFPVGVLVYWLTTNVWTMGQQMYVIRNNPTPGSKAQAAYLERLYKHVTHHGKIRSRGEKAIVKAIVAKGRERNDAERKFINGLTKVGFAAQADGTVIRGESQTAVQTEDGTPTTSTAAAKRQQPKRQSKSQRQSAAPAKAAGESVSLTKSDEPEDAKPSGSAGTAKPAGSKPGSGGRSKAQSGQRKGGPQRPKSPSKK
- the yidD gene encoding membrane protein insertion efficiency factor YidD, which gives rise to MKYPLLALIKLYQWTISPLLGPVCKYYPSCSHYGYTAIDRHGAIKGTALTAWRILRCNPWSLGGVDHVPPRKRPRWHEMLRDAWRARRGGTSAAETATEENLTSPSSPAAETPSHAQGA